A single genomic interval of Anopheles darlingi chromosome X, idAnoDarlMG_H_01, whole genome shotgun sequence harbors:
- the LOC125949701 gene encoding nuclear transcription factor Y subunit gamma-like translates to MEGAPSHSESAPPGNKEKLSESQRKIQNFWPTVTREMQQLRQVEPGNQLLPLARIKKIMKLDEDVKMISSDAPLLFAKAIEIFIHELTLRAWLHTEQNKRRTLQRSDIAMAITKYDQFDFLIDIVPREEIKLTKRSYDVRVSPSGGIENVQYYLQLAQQHQQVLTQQQEQQPEHQNQEQHQEANQEQQSQQQQQVVTVGSVAATPVKAVAMPAVIGLNSVTSTTAAPKTITTATASAAAFPANTANTIVQLKQANLQQTSKQQKPLQGLQAISFLNTSAVAGSSGSSSGSTTSTAATIPTINQPLQLVQHFLTPTGEITQIPITIPQNQLNFIRTAVPMAGATGATGTASVQPIFLPAAAALQTPTFIHTPPGCMYFSASQLQQFQQQQQQQQQQRD, encoded by the exons ATGGAAGGAGCACCTTCCCACAGCGAGAGCGCGCCACCGGGCAACAAGGAGAAGTTGAGTGAATCGCAGCGCAAAATCCAAAACTTCTGGCCAACCGTAACGCGTGAGATGCAGCAGCTACGGCAAGTGGAACCGGGCAACCAGCTGCTGCCCCTGGCCCGCATCAAGAAGATCATGAAGCTGGACGAAGACGTGAAGATGATCTCGTCCGATGCGCCGCTGCTGTTCGCCAAGGCGATCGAAATCTTCATCCACGAGCTGACGCTGCGCGCTTGGCTACACACCGAACAAAACAAGCGCCGGACGCTGCAGAGAAGTGACATCGCGATGGCCATCACCAAGTACGATCAGTTTGATTTTCTGATCGATATCGTACCACGGGAAGAGATCAAGCTGACGAAGCGTAGTTATGACGTGCGCGTAAGCCCCAGCGGTGGCATCGAGAACGTACAGTACTATCTTCAGCTTgcccagcagcatcagcaagtaCTCACCcaacagcaagagcagcagcctgAACACCAGAACCAGGAGCAACACCAGGAAGCAAACCAGGAGCaacaatcgcagcagcagcagcaagtggtcACTGTGGGGAGTGTTGCAGCGACACCGGTGAAGGCTGTGGCCATGCCAGCGGTGATAGGCTTAAATTCAGTGACGAGCACAACGGCGGCTCCGAAAACGATCACCACCGCAACCGCCTCAGCTGCAGCATTCCCAGCAAACACAGCAAACACGATCGTGCAGCTCAAGCAGGCGAATCTTCAACAAACCtcaaagcagcaaaaacctTTGCAG GGTCTGCAGGCAATCAGTTTCCTGAACACGAGTGCAGTGGCtggtagcagtggcagcagcagtggcagcactACCAGCACGGCAGCCACCATACCAACTATTAACCAGCCATTGCAGCTCGTTCAACATTTCCTTACGCCTACGGGCGAGATCACGCAGATACCGATCACTATACCACAGAACCAGCTGAATTTTATTCGGACGGCGGTGCCCATGGCAGGTGCGACTGGTGCAACCGGGACCGCGAGCGTACAGCCGATATTCCttcccgctgctgccgccctACAAACACCTACCTTCATACATACGCCACCAGGCTGCATGTACTTCAGTGCGAGTCAACTGCAAcaattccagcagcagcagcaacaacagcaacagcaacgagaTTAG
- the LOC125952083 gene encoding uncharacterized protein LOC125952083: protein MEALIALVQRFAATAAPDRLLVHATIEILRLHYTTRNNNQLYFAWDVSDPKLRFRQIDMIDRLLRHLDNRLGLLLETGGAGFTDEMHKTEWDTAEEEEDPDAPGHGKGQAVESRLRLQQQQQLKQRTHSLFVVDDIAAFQRVSQALGRRSGMFDQSGYYTVVVTDPSGHGHESATSTILTTLWAHYIVNVVVLVAASGSNATSTPLYTYFPYGERHCEQVRPILWNVFDLATGGFVHRKRSLFPPKLHNFFGCQLSVASFSLYPFIIPKGAQLEGMEGSVLRTLAQRLSFRPRVIMADPPEWGIPGPLPENATGAAGMVRRKEVNFTIGYWATTKRRNRFMANSFSYYTSQIVLAVPPGRSYGSLEKLRFPFQPPTWALVVGSLLVGTGVICGANRSASPTVRRLLYGRADPGSNGTVLLGLIGIFLGGTLTRTTPPVGCGRILVLLWLSACLVLRNAYTSSMYNFLKTPRNATTPDTLNELLAANYRLYMYRNYSFIFDAFPQVRQHCRLVTAGQFRGTLVHELQQPGARLAVLLPIETLTYLNRNLSRDGQLLRIGKQRVYVPQLALYCPQASPLIRPFNHELEHYTASGLISRWAAQYHQLQFLLDPYEAPAPDQRVSLTNMSGCFVLLLVGYAISTVVYVGELRRATKLRAAEKRIRVKSKKTLQNQ from the exons ATGGAGGCCCTGATCGCGCTAGTGCAGCGATTTGCGGCAACTGCCGCGCCGGATCGGCTGCTGGTACACGCAACGATCGAAATTCTTCGGCTACACTACACCacccgcaacaacaaccagctaTACTTTGCCTGGGACGTATCGGACCCCAAGCTGCGCTTCCGCCAGATCGACatgatcgatcggttgctgcgGCACCTCGATAACCGCCTCGGTTTACTCCTCGAAACCGGTGGCGCCGGTTTCACGGACGAGATGCACAAAACCGAATGGGAtacggcggaggaggaggaggatccggATGCACCGGGTCATGGCAAGGGCCAGGCGGTTGAGTCTCGGttgcggctgcagcagcagcagcagctgaagcaacGTACCCACAGTCTATTCGTGGTGGACGATATTGCCGCATTTCAGCGCGTCAGCCAGGCGCTCGGTCGGCGGTCGGGCATGTTCGACCAGTCCGGCTACTACACGGTCGTAGTGACGGATCCGTCAGGGCACGGACACGAATCGGCCACGAGCACCATCCTGACCACACTGTGGGCGCACTACATAGTGAAcgtggtggtattggtggcGGCCAGTGGTAGCAATGCCACGAGCACCCCCCTCTACACCTACTTCCCGTACGGTGAGCGGCACTGCGAGCAGGTCCGGCCCATCCTCTGGAATGTCTTCGATTTAGCCACCGGTGGCTTCGTGCACCGCAAACGCTCGCTCTTTCCACCGAAGCTGCACAACTTCTTCGGCTGCCAGTTGTCGGTCGCTAGCTTCAGTCTGTACCCATTCATCATACCGAAGGGTGCACAGCTGGAAGGCATGGAGGGGTCGGTGCTGCGCACGTTAGCCCAACGTCTCAGCTTTCGCCCACGCGTCATCATGGCCGATCCACCGGAATGGGGCATACCGGGCCCACTGCCTGAGAATGCCACCGGAGCCGCTGGAATG GTGCGACGCAAGGAGGTAAACTTCACGATCGGCTACTGGGCCACGACCAAGCGCCGGAACCGCTTCATGGCGAACAGCTTCTCCTACTACACGTCCCAGATCGTGCTGGCCGTACCGCCGGGTCGATCGTACGGTTCACTTGAGAAGCTACGCTTCCCATTCCAGCCGCCTACCTGGGCGCTCGTGGTAGGCTCGCTGTTGGTCGGTACCGGCGTCATATGCGGTGCGAATCGCAGTGCTTCACCCACCGTTCGCAGGCTGCTGTACGGTCGTGCCGATCCCGGCAGCAACGGTACCGTCTTGCTGGGCCTCATAGGTATCTTCCTCGGTGGGACGCTCACCCGCACAACGCCACCGGTCGGCTGTGGCCGTATACTTGTACTACTCTGGCTTTCCGCCTGCTTAGTCCTGCGTAACGCCTACACCAGCTCGATGTACAACTTTTTGAAGACCCCACGGAACGCCACCACACCCGACACGCTCAATGAGCTGCTGGCCGCGAACTACCGGTTGTATATGTACCGCAACTATAGCTTCATCTTCGATGCGTTCCCGCAGGTGCGCCAGCATTGTCGGCTCGTGACGGCCGGCCAGTTCCGTGGTACGCTCGTGCACGAGCTGCAGCAACCCGGTGCCCGGCTTGCCGTTCTGCTACCGATCGAAACGCTCACCTATCTGAACCGTAACCTGAGCCGCGATGGTCAGCTGCTCCGGATCGGAAAGCAGCGGGTGTATGTGCCGCAGCTAGCCCTCTACTGCCCGCAGGCATCGCCCCTCATCCGCCCGTTCAATCACGAGCTCGAGCATTACACAGCCAGCGGCCTGATCAGCCGTTGGGCGGCCCAGTACCACCAGCTGCAGTTCCTGCTCGATCCATACGAAGCCCCTGCCCCCGACCAGCGGGTTTCGCTCACCAACATGAGCGGGtgcttcgtgctgctgctggttgggtACGCGATAAGCACCGTTGTATACGTTGGCGAGCTGCGAAGGGCTACCAAGCTTCGTGCAGCAGAAAAGCGAATCCGCGTCAAATCaaagaaaacattacaaaacCAATAG